The following proteins come from a genomic window of Bactrocera tryoni isolate S06 chromosome 1, CSIRO_BtryS06_freeze2, whole genome shotgun sequence:
- the LOC120776466 gene encoding 4-hydroxybenzoate polyprenyltransferase, mitochondrial, with the protein MSVLRNIQSIQKCVRFQTVIYTAPQMCLDERRNTIYIKKLHTGVMGCSHFTKAPSQLFAHTHCNRNLYFKLEKQISRAALYATTKRYSSNKDKKKMPNISAAQGISSSYAPEAKVSKSYELKKSIKEAVSPYCRLMRLDRPIGTYLLFWPCAWSIALSANAGCWPDWKMLGLFATGALIMRGAGCTINDLWDKDIDAKVERTRTRPLASGEVTQFDAIVFLSAQLSLGLLVLLQLNWQSIVLGASSLGLVITYPLMKRVTYWPQLVLGMAFNWGALLGWCATQGVVNWEACLPLYLSGICWTIVYDTIYAHQDKFDDIQIGVKSTALRFGNNTKIWLSGFTAAMLSGLSLAGVATEQTVAYYAAVGVVGAHLVQQIYSLNIDNPTDCAKKFFSNHQVGLILFLGIVLGTLLKPKEKMDNGPLPVGNNTFPQMQPANSLVNIPAKPEVLT; encoded by the exons ATGTCAGTGCTACGTAATATACAATCTATCCAAAAATGTGTTAGATTTCAAACAGTTATCTACACTGCACCACAAATGTGCTTGGATGAAAGGAGAAACActatatatatcaaaaaattgcACACTGGTGTTATGGGTTGCAGCCATTTCACGAAGGCGCCTTCACAACTCTTTGCCCATACTCATTGTAACCGTAATTTATACTTCaaattagaaaaacaaatttcaagaGCTGCTCTATACGCGACCACAAAGAGGTATTCAAGTAATAAAGACAAGAAGAAAATGCCCAATATATCCGCAGCACAAGGAATCTCCTCCAGCTATGCGCCTGAGGCTAAAGTTAGTAAATCATACGAGTTAAAGAAAAGCATAAAGGAAGCTGTTTCGCCATATTGCCGCTTAATGCGTTTGGATCGGCCTATAG GAACATATTTGTTATTCTGGCCCTGTGCGTGGAGTATTGCGCTCAGCGCAAATGCCGGTTGTTGGCCGGATTGGAAAATGTTGGGCCTCTTTGCTACAGGCGCACTGATAATGCGCGGTGCTGGTTGTACCATAAATGATCTATGGGACAAAGATATTGACGCAAAGGTGGAACGTACACGCACGCGACCATTAGCTTCCGGTGAAGTAACGCAATTTGATGCTATTGTATTTTTATCGGCTCAGTTGAGTTTGGGCCTGTTAGTATTACTTCAGCTAAACTGGCAATCAATAGTATTAGGCGCAAGTTCATTGGGATTAGTCATAACATATCCGCTAATGAAACGTGTAACGTACTGGCCTCAACTAGTGCTTGGCATGGCTTTCAATTGGGGCGCTCTTTTAGGTTGGTGTGCGACTCAAGGCGTAGTCAACTGGGAAGCTTGTTTACCATTGTATCTATCCGGTATTTGTTGGACAATTGTATATGATACTATATACGCACATCAAGACAAATTCGACGACATCCAAATTGGCGTGAAATCAACTGCTTTACGATTTGGAAATAACACCAAAATATGGCTATCTGGATTTACAGCAGCTATGCTCTCAGGACTATCACTTGCTGGTGTAGCTACGGAACAAACAGTTGCATACTACGCAGCAGTGGGTGTGGTGGGCGCTCACTTAGTACAACAG atatattcGCTAAACATTGATAATCCAACAGACTGTGCGAAGAAGTTCTTCTCGAATCACCAGGTTGGATTAATTTTATTCCTTGGCATTGTTTTGGGCACCCTTTTAAAACCGAAAGAGAAAATGGATAATGGACCTTTACCTGTAGGAAACAATACCTTTCCACAAATGCAACCTGCAAACAGCCTTGTAAATATACCCGCTAAACCGGAGGTTTTAACGTAA
- the LOC120776473 gene encoding eukaryotic initiation factor 4A-III, protein MDKITRKNVPAEDLSNVEFETSEDVEVVPTFNAMNLKEELLRGIYAYGFEKPSAIQQRSIKPIVKGRDVIAQAQSGTGKTATFSISILQSLDTTLRETQVLCLSPTRELAVQIQKVILALGDFMNVQCHVCIGGTNLGEDIRKLDYGQHIVSGTPGRVFDMIKRRVLRTRAIKMLVLDEADEMLNKGFKEQIYDVYRYLPPATQVVLISATLPHEILEMTSKFMTDPIRILVKRDELTLEGIKQFFVAVEREEWKFDTLCDLYDTLTITQAVIFCNTKRKVDWLTEKMREANFTVSSMHGDMPQKERDEIMKEFRAGQSRVLITTDVWARGIDVQQVSLVINYDLPNNRELYIHRIGRSGRFGRKGVAINFVKSDDIRILRDIEQYYSTQIDEMPMNVADLI, encoded by the exons ATGGATAAGATAACACGGAAAAATGTACCAGCAGAAGATTTATCAAATGTGGAGTTTGAGACCAGCGAAGATGTAGAGGTAGTGCCAACTTTCAATGCTATGAACCTCAAGGAGGAGTTGCTGCGTGGTATCTATGCTTACG gaTTTGAAAAACCTTCTGCCATACAACAGCGTAGTATTAAGCCTATTGTAAAAGGTCGGGATGTCATAGCACAAGCTCAATCTGGTACGGGCAaaactgcaacattttcaatctCGATTCTACAAAGTTTGGACACTACATTGCGTGAAACACAGGTGCTGTGTTTATCACCTACTCGCGAGTTAGCAGTTCAAATCCAAAAGGTCATACTTGCTTTAGGCGATTTTATGAACGTGCAATGCCATGTATGCATTGGTGGTACTAACTTGGGTGAAGATATACGCAAATTAGATTACGGTCAACATATTGTAAGTGGAACACCTGGACGCGTGTTTGATATGATTAAGCGACGAGTGTTAAGGACCAGAGCAATTAAAATGCTGGTCCTCGATGAAGCGGATGAAATGTTAAACAAAGGCTTCAAAGAACAAATTTACGATGTTTATCGTTATCTGCCACCAGCAACACAAGTTGTACTCATATCCGCTACATTACCGCACGAAATACTCGAAATGACTTCAAAATTCATGACAGATCCAATACGTATCCTTGTCAAACG TGATGAATTGACCCTGGAAGGCATTAAGCAGTTTTTCGTTGCTGTCGAACGGGAGGAATGGAAGTTCGATACACTTTGCGATCTCTATGATACCTTAACAATCACACAAGCCGTAATTTTCTGCAATACAAAACGTAAGGTTGACTGGCTAACAGAAAAAATGCGTGAAGCAAATTTCACAGTAAGCTCGATGCACGGTGATATGCCCCAGAAAGAACGTGATGAAATCATGAAAGAGTTCCGCGCCGGCCAATCGCGTGTGCTGATTACAACTGATGTGTGGGCGCGTGGCATTGATGTACAACAAGTTTCATTGGTTATTAATTATGATCTACCAAATAATCGTGAGTTGTACATTCATCGTATTGGACGTTCCGGTCGTTTTGGACGGAAGGGTGTTGCAATTAATTTCGTTAAATCCGACGATATACGTATTCTACGTGATATTGAACAATACTATTCCACAcaaattgatgaaatgccaaTGAATGTGGCtgatttaatataa
- the LOC120782590 gene encoding protein HEXIM1 — protein sequence MESLVNKDNFAQENQKNSVNLEIVDVNTLIVNANATSPNNHVSEQKQPQKTKRKHRRGKPKPKNANKPYKNWKFQVPRPNFNGCGGGMNNRNGARPKILRSRSLVPYNTNKFLMEEHLAEVPSSLLTPSGRTRDSSFSVDSEDNYFFSLPEDEEEFLTKEFANVYEKARVERLENLTKQQLIEECLQIEDRYSSDQGRQQQLNAQRISSEFMSKIRILEEKVRELSRENYNLRCQLMRSAAMAVAASPPSAAPPTGAACQPTPMDSSSVDSESDSSSSSSSSSSSNRSAGLQRNNNIRQRRVRRSCSSRGSLSDYRASNENDQMESDEGDNIVNGANVIDANAENKYQRALINFNCEGPQSNANDRSIVVDAEMEDDFPSFSPILDSVETAQSLENVAVPLEVPQYNKNVEATESGEQN from the exons ATGGAAAGTCTCGTTAATaaag ATAACTTTGCGCAAGAGAATCAAAAAAATTCAGTAAACTTGGAAATTGTCGATGTGAATACATTGATCGTAAATGCAAACGCTACTTCTCCCAACAATCATGTTTCGGAACAGAAACAACCACAAAAGACAAAACGCAAACACCGGCGTGgcaagccaaagccaaaaaatgccaacaagccatacaaaaattggaaatttcagGTACCGCGACCAAATTTCAATGGATGTGGCGGTGGTATGAACAACAGGAATGGAGCACGTCCCAAAATCCTGCGGTCACGATCATTGGTGCCATACAATACGAATAAATTTCTTATGGAAGAGCATTTGGCGGAAGTGCCTAGTTCGCTGCTAACACCCTCTGGCCGTACACGTGATTCAAGTTTTTCTGTCGATTCAGAAGATAACTACTTCTTCTCATTGCCAGAAGACGAGGAAGAATTTCTAACAAAGGAGTTTGCGAATGTCTATGAAAAAGCTCGTGTTGAACGATTGGAAAATTTGACTAAACAACAACTTATAGAGGAATGTCTGCAAATTGAGGATCGATACTCATCAGACCAAGgacgacaacaacaattaaatgcACAACGTATTAGTTCAGAATTTATGTCGAAGATACGGATTTTGGAGGAAAAAGTACGAGAACTATCACGTGAAAATTATA atttacgGTGTCAATTAATGCGCTCAGCTGCAATGGCTGTTGCCGCTTCGCCTCCCTCTGCTGCACCACCCACGGGAGCTGCCTGTCAACCTACGCCCATGGACTCTTCTAGTGTTGATAGTGAAAGTGACAGTTCtagctcttcctcttcttcgtCTTCATCTAATAGAAGTGCAGGACTCCAACGTAATAATAACATACGACAAAGACGAGTTAGACGTAGCTGTTCTTCACGTGGTTCCTTAAGTGATTATCGAGCTTCTAATGAAAATGATCAAATGGAAAGTGATGAAGGAGATAATATAGTGAATGGTGCTAATGTTATTGACGCAAATGCCGAAAATAAGTATCAACGAGctttgataaattttaattgtgaAGGACCCCAATCAAATGCAAACGATAgaagcattgttgttgatgCAGAAATGGAGGATGACTTCCCATCATTTTCACCTATTTTAGACAGTGTAGAAACCGCACAATCTTTGGAGAATGTAGCAGTTCCTTTAGAAGTCCCtcaatataacaaaaatgtaGAAGCAACCGAAAGCGGCGAACAAAATTGA